Below is a window of Pseudodesulfovibrio sp. 5S69 DNA.
CTCGCCGTCCTCGGCGGCCTGCATGGCGGAATAATTCAACGCCTTGATGCCGTTGACCATGGTCTCCATGAGCACCGGGAAGCCGCGCAGGAAGGGTTTCTTGAGCAAGGGATGTTTGACCAGGGTGAACCACGGCCGAACATCGGTGACGATCTCGCCGTCCGCCTTGCGGATAGCGATGGCGAGCTTGTCCTTGGCGCGCATCATCACGCCTTCGATCACCGCCTGGCCACCCACCGCCTGGGGTGCGGCCATCGTCAAGAGTCCTTGCAGTTTCAAACAGATACCCTCCGGTAAAGGAAACGCTCCAGGGGTGGCACGCGCCGTGTCCCGCATGGCTGGAGAATCATGGATTCCCCGCCGATTGTAAAGCGCCGGATAAAACAATATGCCTCCGAAGGGCACACGACCCCACCGAAGGCATATGGTCTCGGCTTGCGCCGAAAAAAAGAGCTACTTGGACTTGGCGGCCAGGCTGCTCAGATCGCCGTACTTCTTGCGGAAGCGGTCGATGCGGCCGGCGGTGTCCACGAAGCGCTGCTTACCGGTGTAGAAGGGATGGCAGTTGGAGCAGATTTCCACTTCGAACTCCTCACCCTTGGTGGTCAGCAGCTCGGCCTCGTAACCGCAGTGGCAGCGAATCTTGGCCTTGTAAGTCTTGGGATGAATATCGTTTTTCATGACTATCTCCTGTCATTCTTTTTGCGTGGAACTCGGTCTTATACGCACTGCCCCACCGATTGGCAAGGAAAATCTTCCAGGATTCTCCGGGGACCCGCTCCACCCCAGGCCGAGGCTGTCCGGGCGCAAAAAAGGCGGGAACCGAAGCTCCCGCCTTTGTCAGTCGAGTTCGGTCGCGAACTAGACGCAGCCGGTGGGCTTGGGCAGGCCGGCCATCTTACAGGCGCCTTTACCAGGTCCGGACGGGAACAGTTCGTAAATCTGCTTCAGCTTGAAGCCGGTGACCTTGGAGAGGATGCGCACCATGGGAGCGATACCGTTCTTCTTGTAGTAGTCCTGCAGGAAGTCGATGACTTTCTGATGGTCCTCGGAGATCTCCTTGATGCCCTCGGATTCCTTCACGTATTCGACCCAAACAGGGGTCCAATCCTCAAATTTCTGCAGGAAGCCGTCTTCGTCAACTTCGAAAGAAGAGCCCTGGAATTCAACAACAGCCATTGTATCCTCCTAAGTGGATGTTTGTCTTGCTGTAGCTCCGGGCGACTCCCGGAGCGACCTTATCCAAATAAACAGCGATCCGCTGCTTAGCTGCAAATGTAATGACTCGGTGTAAAACCGTGGAGGGACATTACGTCGCCTCCCCAACCTTGTCAAGTACTCGGCACATTTCAATACGACAAAAAGGATTCCCGAAAAAGGCCTATAACGAACTAGGATTCCACAAGTTCACGCAAGTGTTCCCGCGCATAATCCAAGGTCGTGTCCATGTCGAGGGCGGCCTGGAGATAATCCTCGGCCTCCTGGCGGTTGCCCATGAACTTGTGGCACAGGCCGAGGTTGGCCAGGTCGTGGGGGGAGCCGCTGTCGATATCCAGGGACGCCTGGAAGTTCTCGGCCGCCTCTGCATACCGTTCCGCTTTGAAATGGGCCACGCCGCGCAGGTTGAAGAACTCCCGACACTCGCCGTCGAGCTCCACGGCCCTGTCGAGCAGTTCCAGCGCGTCCTCCCACTCCTCGATCTGCGACAGGGCGTAGGCCTGGTAGAAGACCGCCAGACCGCGTTCGGCGTCGGCGGGCTGCAGGTCCACGGACTCCTCGAAACGGGCCGCGGCATAGAGCGGATCGCCCATGCGCAGGGCCAGCAGCCCCCGGAAGAACGGCAGAAAATACGCGCCGGGATAGATCTCCTCAAGCACGTCCAGCCCCTCCAGGGCCTCGTCGAAGTCCGCATCTTCGGCCAGGATGCGCCCCGTGAACAGGCCGATGGACCGATGCGGGGTGCGCTCCCGGAAGTCGAAGCCGGGCACGAAGTTGTAATTGGCCGTGACCATCAGCTCCGGGTGCCGGGTGTCCACCGCATACAGGGTGTCGCCCTTTTCGGACAACCCTTCGGCCAGGGCCATTAATTCATTATATATATCCCCGTCCTCCACCGAAGGCAGGGAGTCGAGGGAAACCACTTCGCCCTGCTTCAGCCACTCGATCTGGTCGAGTTCGGTAAACTTGGGCAGACCCGAGGCCTCGTACACCCGGCTGGTCTCGAAGTCGCCCGCGAGCTGAGCCACCTCGGTCACGGCGCGGATGGCCGCCTTGACCGGCGAGGCCGCGGTTCCGGCGGTGAAGACGATCTCGCTCAAGCCCGGAAAGGTCTTGCGGTCCCAGGCCACCGCCGCCACCGTCGGCACGGGGTAGCCCAGCGAGAAGTCCTTGAGGACGATGGTCACGCCATTGCGCTCGAAGCAGTCGAGCAGACGGCGCAGGACCGGGTCCCCGCAGGAGGCCGGGTCGATGGTCGGGGTGGTCTGGCGGGTGCGGTCGATGACCGCGCAGACATGCCGCTCCACCAACTCGCACGCCCCCTGGGCGATGGACTCCTCAAAGGTATTACCGGCGGAAGACCCATTGAATTCGTTGAGCTTCTTAAACCAGTCCAGGGGCACATACTCGGTCTGCCCGGTGCGCACGTTGAGCGCCGGGTGGAACTTCCAGCGGATGAGGTCCATGAGCCGGACCGCCTTGTCCGGGGCGATCTCCTCGCCCACGGAACGGATCACCTGGCCGATGTCCATGACCTGGCCGGGCCACTTTTCCTGCGCCTCGGACCAGGTCAGTTCCGTAAAGTTGCCCGGGGCGGCCCAGAAGCTGAAATAGGAAAAACGCTCGACCAGCTCCATCAGGGCCGAGGCCTCGGCCTGTTCCGGGGACGCGCCCTTGCCCATCTGCTTGCGCGTGGGCATGACCTCGCGGGCCTCGGGGCCGCACTCGCTGACGAATACGGGGATGCCGAGCCTGCCGGTGTCCACCCGGTCGGTTTGGGCCAGAACGCCCTTGCACTTCTCGGCCAGGGCGGCCTTGACCCGGCGGACGGTCTCCACCGGGGTACACGCCTTGTCCTGGTCCGTAGTGAAGGATTTTGGACAGTTCTTGAGTTCGATCACGCGCCCTTCCTCTTCATGCGGAACATGTTGATGACGTTCTCCTCGTCGGTCTCGTTGTCCTTGTAGTTGGCGGCGGACTTCATCATGGCGAACATCCCGTCGGCCTTGTCGAAAAACTTCCTGCCCTGCCGCTTCTTGTCCATGGCCATGAGGACCTCGGCGGACGGGGTCTCGGCCAGGTGGGCGTCGAGGAAGTCCACCAGCGGCTCGTACACGGCCTCCTCGTAGAGGACCTCGCAGCCGATGATGTAGTCGAAGCGCCGTCCCAGGGAGTCCTTGGTGAAATCGGCCCTGGTGATGGTCACCTTGTCCTCCAGGCCGTTCTTGAGGATGTTGATGCGGCTGAACAGCAGGGCGTACGGCTCCACGTCGGTCACGGTCACGTCGTGCCCCAGCGAGGCCATGACCATCCCGTTCACGGCGCAGCCCGCACCCACTTCGAGGATGGAGCAGCCGGGCGCGAACGGGAACCGGGTCAGGGTGTAGCCGAGCACCAGGCAGGACGGCCAGACCTTGGCCCACAGGGGCAGGGATATCTTCTTGCCCCCCCTGGTCCGGTCCACCAGCTTGTCGAGGTATTTCTGCATCTGCCGGACCTGGAGCACTTCCAGGTTCCGGTCGCCGATGGCCACGGTCTCGAAGCCGACCTCGCCGAATTCCCTCACGGCGATGTCGATGAGCGCACCAATAGGCTGGTCCAGGTTGAAAACGGTATCCGCCATTTTTCCCTCCGGAAACGGAAAGCCTCTTGACGAGGCTTCTGATTTTATTGGTCTATCGAATTGATTTTTTCCAGAACCCACAGCCCGCCGGGCACGGTGTCGTCGCGGCCGAACTCCCAGACGGTGCGGAGCTGGACCGGACGGCCCTCCTCGCCCACGCGCAACTGCGCATCGTAGTGGACGGAGGCCACGGTCCGGTTGTCCGCCGAGTTCAGCTCCGTGAGCAGGGCCGAGACCAGCATGACCTCGGTCCGCGGGCGCTCCCCGGCAGCCACCGCGTCGCTGTAGACCTCGTCGGACAGAAAGTCGCGGAGAGCGTCGAAGTCTTCCTTGTCACGGGCCTGCTGGAAACGGGAGAAAAAGACCTTGGCCCCTTCCAGGAACTCGGCCTCGTCGAACCCCTCCGCGCGCGCTGGCGCCCCCGTGGGCGTGGTGGGCGCGGGCTTGTCATCGGTATCCGAACGGAGCATGTCCCAGGTCTGCCGGGCGGCCTCGTGCCGGTCCATGGGCCGGGCCTGCCGGGCGGGCCGGTCTTCGGGCCGGGCCGTGCCATTGGAAGCGGGGTCGGAATCGGGATGGTCCTCCTCGCCGGGTTTGGCAGGATAATCGGGCCGGGACCACCGGCCGGGCCGGGTCTTGTCGTCGCCGCCGCCCGACCGCCGCCTGAACATGCGGACCAGGAAATAGGCGACGAGCACCAGCAGCAGGATGTTCAAGATGGAACCGCCACGGCTCGGGGCGGCGGCCTGCGCCAGTGCCGGAGTGGCCATGAGCAGGACCAGGGCGGGCGCTGCCAGCCAAAGGGCCGGGCGACCGGCCGAACCGGGCGCGTTCACGTTGTTGTCGTTGTGCATGGGTGCTTCGTAAAACAAACTGGGCGGACAGGCAATCAATCGATGAGGGCGAGATTGCGCAGGATGGCGTACAGGCTCTCCACCTCGATGGGTTTGGGCAGGTAGGCCGCCGCTCCGCCTTTGTAATAGGCCCGGACCACGGTCTTGGGGTCGTTCAGGGCGGTGATCATGATCACTTTGGCCTCATTGGCGGCGGACACGCCCGCCTCCTGTTCCATGGCGCGGATGTCCTTCAGTGCCTGATGGCCGTCCTTGTTGGGCATCATGATGTCCATGCAGACCAAGTCGTAGGGACGACCCTCGTCAACGGCCTTGCGGAAGGCGTCCACGCACTCCACCCCGTCCGAGGCGGTGTCGCACTCGCCGAAATCGGACAGGAGCGCGGTCAGCAACTTGCGGCTGGTGAATTCGTCTTCTACTATAAGGATACGCATTGATTCTCCTTCTTAGAAGCGAAATACACCACTCGAAGAAGGAATTCAACGGGTCGTGGGGATGAAGGACGCAATATATAACGCCTTCACAGGCTCTTCGCTCCCCCCCTCCGGGGCTTGCCCTGGAGCCGATTGCCACGTAGGAACAGGGCCACGGCGAACCACGCCGATCCGGAGGAACAACTGCATGGACTTTTCACATATCCCCGCCTTCCTCGGCGGTTTTTTCGACTTCCTGGACAGCCCCCAGTGGCGCGCCTGGCCGTTCAACTCCGGGTACGGGGAGCACATCCTGCCCGCCGTGGCCCGGCTGCTCTTCGTCACCCTGATCATGGGCGTAATCCTGCTCTTCCTCCGGCTGCTCTTCGGCCCCGGCGGCCCCCTGCGGGACAAGGAACTCGAAGAGGAAGCCCGCCGGGAGACCGAGCGGGAACGGGCCGAGCTCAAGGAGCGCCTCGAAAAGGGCGACATCTCCGAAACGGAATACCGGGTCGGAATGAAGAGGCTCAAGGATTAACCATGTGCCTGTCCGCCCACAAGAAACTGCTGCGAGAGTTCGCCGAGCGCCATCTCACCGGCGAGGCGAAAAACGATTACCATATCCGCCTGAAGCTCGATCACTCCATGCGGGTCCTGGACAACGGACTTGAGATCATCGGGAACGAAGGCATCACCGGTCGCGACGGGGAACTGGCGGCCATGGCCTGCCTGTACCACGACATCGGGCGGTTTCCGCAGTTCGCGCGCTGGGGAACCTTCAAGGACGTGGATTCCGTCAACCATGGGCGCATGGGCGTGCTGGCGCTGCGCGGGCTCGACCTGCCCGGTGGATTCACCGAGGCTGAGTGGCGGCTGATCAAGGCCGCCGTGGGGCTGCACAACGCCAAGAACGTCAATCCCCGCATAAAGGCCCCCGTGGCCGCCATGGTCAAGGTCACCCGCGACGCGGACAAAATCGACATCTTCGCCGTGATCCTCGACCACCTGTCCCACCCCGACTCGCCGGACAAGGAGGTCATCCTCCAGCTCGAAAAGCACCCCACACGCTATACCCCGGCGGTCTTCGAAGCGATCATGTCCGACGGTTCCTGCGACTACGGCCTGCTCAAATACGACAAGGACTTCCTGCTGCTCCTCACGGGCTGGCTCTTCTCCCTGAACTACGGGACCTCGGCCCGGCTGCTGCGGGAGCGCGGCCTGGTGGCCCGGACCTTCGAACTGCTGCCCGGGACGGACGAGATAAAGCGACTCGAGGAAAAGGTCCTCCGGCACCTGGAGGCCAAGGAAGCGACCCGGCTTCAAGGATAACAGGAGCCAAGGAGGCGCTGTGACCACGGAAACCCTGCTCCGACTCGGTTCGTTCCTGGCCATCCTCGCGGTCATGGGAGCGGCGGAGACTCTCTGGCCCCGGCGCGCTCTGTCCACCGGCAAGGGCCGCCGCTGGTTCGCCAACCTGTCCGTGGCCTTTCTCGCCTCCATCCTGACCCGGCTGCTCATTCCGCTCCTGCCCGCCGTCGTGGCCGCCTATGGCCAGGCGCACGGGATCGGCCTGCTCCACCTCGTCCCTCCGCCGCCGGTCGCGGCCTGGATCATCTCGGTGCTTGTCCTGGACATGGTCATCTACTGGCAGCACGTCCTCTTCCACCGTCGGCGGCTGCTTTGGCGAGTCCACCGCATGCACCACGCCGACCTGGATATCGACGCCTCCACCGGCATCCGCTTCCACCCCATCGAGATCATCCTGTCCATGCTCATCAAGCTGGCCGTGGTCCTGGTCCTGGGGCCGCCCGCCGGGGCCGTCATCCTGTTCGAGATCCTGCTCAACGGCTGCGCCATGTTCAACCATGCCAACGTGCGCATCCCCGTAAACGTCGACCGCGTCCTGCGGCTCTTCCTGGTCACCCCGGACCAGCACCGGGTGCACCACTCCACGGACATGCGCGAGGCGAACATGAATTTCGGCTTCAACTTTCCCTGGTGGGACCGACTGTTCAGGACCTACAAACCCCAGCCCGACCTGGGCCACGAGGGCATGCACATCGGACTGAACATCTTCCGGGGCCGCGAGTTCGGCAGGCTGACCCGCATGCTGGCCATTCCGTTCCTCTAGAGACAGCTTTACATCCTCCTGCGAGTGCTTATTGTTTTCGATAACGCACTGTCATCCGAACACAGGAGAACCCCATGTCCGATACACTCTACGACGTCGTCATCCTCGGCTCCGGCCCCGGCGGGCTCCAGGCCGCCATCCACGCCTCGCGAAAAAAGGCGAGAACCCTGATGCTCGGGCGCATCGACAACTCCAGCCTGTACTGGGCACACGTGGAAAACTACTGCTGCCAGATCAAGATATCCGGCGAGGAAATCCTGAAGCGGGGCCGCGACCAGGCCGAAAGCTTCGGGTCGGAATTCCGCGACGAGGACGTCCTGGCCATCGAACCGGACGGCAAACTCTTCTCGCTCAAGCTCGAATCCGGCGACACGGTCCGGGCCAAAACCATCATCCTGGCCACCGGGTCCAGCCGCAACAAGCTGGGCGTGCCCGGCGAAAAGGAGCTGCTCGGCAAGGGCGTAAGCTACTGCGTTGACTGCGACGCGGGTTTCTACCGCGACGAGGTGGTGGCCGTGGCCGGTTGCCGCAGCGCCGCCGCGGGCGGGGCCGTCGCCCTGACCCACTTCGCCAGCGAAGTGCACCTCTACTGCGAAGAGCTGGATGTGAACGAAGGGCTGCGCAGGCAACTCGACGAGACCGGTGTGAAGGTTCACGAAGGCCGGACCATCAAGGAAATCCAGGGAGAAAACGCGGTCGCCTCCGTGCTCCTGGACGACGGCTCCACCCAGGACGTCAGCGGCGTGTTCATCGAGTTGGGTGCCAAGGGCGTGCTGGAACTGACCGCCATGCTCGGCGTACGGCTGGACGAGAACATGAAGTACATCGAGGCGGACAAGAAGCAGTGCACCAACGTGCCCGGCGTGTTCGCCGCGGGCGACATCTGCGGCCCGCCCCTACAGATGGCCAAGGCCGTGGGCGAGGGCTGCGTGGCGGGCATCGAAGCCGCGACCTACGCGAAGAAGCTTGAACTCGACGAATAGGCCCGAACGGCTATAACCTGGGGATGCGGCAGCAGACCTGGGTCTCGATGAAACCGGATATCCGCTTGCGGGCATCCGGTTCGTCGTTGTTGAAACGCAGCACAGCGTAGTGCGCGTGGTTCTTCATGAAAACCTTGAGCACGGTGCAACCCACGGAAATCCCGTCCCCGTCCATGTCGAAGGGGTGGAAGGTCAGGTGCACGCGCCCGCCCGTCTCCGAAGGGAATCCGCCCTCCCCGCCGTCCATGAAACGGACGCGGGTGCAACTGGCGGACATGTCCTCCAGCACACCCCTGGCCGCTGACTTCCCGTTGACCACGAAGGCAGGAAACGAGCAGGAACAACGCGGCTCGCTGCGTTCCTCGGCGTCGAAGATCTGTTCCGGGGCGGCCAGTTCGAGGATGGTGCCGGGCGATTCCAGGGTGTTCAGCACGCGGGAGTTGAAGCCGAGCAGCTTGCCGTCGAAGGCGTAGCGGACCAGGGCAAAGGTGTCGGTCGCCAGGCGCCGCATGACCGCATCGGGGACATCGGCAAAGACCATCAGGCGTCCGTCGGGCTCAAGCCCGGCCACCAGCCCGAGAAAACGGTCTTCGAATGTGGAGACCTCCAGAATGATGTAGTCGCCCATGGCGATGTCCATGCCACCCTCCCGTATTGTTTCAATAAACCATGGCGCTTCGGGGTGCAATTATATATACGCACTCTATGCTCAAAACGCTCGGAATTCTCGCCTGGGGCGGATGCCTGCTGACCCTGGCCTGGCAGGGAGCGGCCTGGGCCGTCACCGGGGCCTGGCCTTCCATAACCCTCATGGACGTCTTCGGCAAACTGTTCGGCCTCGACCTGCTCACCCTGGCCCGGCACCTCTCCCTGGATATCGCCGCCAAGGCCGCCTACATGCTCTTCACCACGGAACTGTCCCTTTTCCTGTGGTGGGCCGGGGTGGTCATGTTCGGTCTGATGTTCGCCCTCGGGCTCCTTGGCCGGAAATAAATTCGGCATTCCCTCATATCCGCCGGACAATAGCCAGCGTAACCCAAAAACCCCTTTAGGGTATGGACTAAACCCCACGGTTTCAGCTACAAGTTTGTATTCCGCTCCAAATCGTGAGGTCGACCCATTGCAGAAACGGTATCTCCCCATCGCCATCGTGACCGGCATCCTTTTTCTCGTCGCCCTGGGCGGCTATCTGGCTCCCGCCGGCTCCGAAGGACCGCCGGTCCGGGTGCTCCTGGCGAACAAGGGTGGCAAGGTCATCCTGGACCACGCCCAGCATATCGACGATATGGAGGGCCGCTGCGCCGACTGCCACCACACCTCGGGCAGCGACCCGAATCCGCCCGCCTGCTCCTCCTGCCACGCGGCCAAATTCGGCAAGGATTTCGCCATATCGCACCAAGACACCATGGATGAGAAACAGTGCGGCTCCTGCCACCACGCCGGGGCGACCATCGGCAAATTCGCCCACGACGAACACGCCGACGACTACGCCTCAGGGGATTGTCAGACCTGCCACCACGACACGGACATCGAGCCGGAACCGCAGGCCTGCTCCAACTGCCACACGAACGGGGCCGACTCCCGCCCGAGCCTGCGCGATGCAGCCCACGCCCGGTGCGCGGACTGCCACGACGATATGTTCAAGGAAGGGGCCATCGGCTGCACCCGCTGCCACGAGCGCAAGACCGAACCGGCGTCCGAAGCGGACTACCAACCCTGCGCCGATTGCCATGCCTCGCCCACGGACCAGTTGATTCCGACCACCATGGCCGCCTTCCATGCACAGTGCCAGGGATGCCACGAGAAGAACGGCTCCGGCCCGTACGGCGATGACGCCTGCTACCAATGCCATATGAAATAAGGGACCCCAGAACCATGAGCGATTTCAACTTCAGCCTGCTGTGCGGCGAAACCGGGCCCCTGACCACGGCCTCCCGGCCGGACAGGCTGCGCCTTTCCCTGGACGGCACGACCCCGATCCTGGCCGTGGGCGACCAGGTCCTGGCGGGCACGAAAGTGGCCGTAGGCAACGGACCGGACAAGGGCGACCTGCACGCCCCCCTGGCCGGGATCATCCTCGAACTCGATCCCTACTCCATGCTCATCGAGATGGACAACGGCGGCAAGGCCGAGCCCCACACTCCCTGCGCCGAGGGAGGCGGGCTGCTCAGGCAGTGGCTCAAAACCATGGGCGTGGACGTGGGCGCCCTGTACCAGGCCCCCACCCTGATCATCAACGGGGTCCCGCCCGAGCCGGGCATCTCCGTGTTCGAGCCCTTGCTGCGCGACTACCGCAAGACCCTTGAGATGGGTCTGGAAACGATCCAGAAGGTCATCGAACCGGCCAAGATGTTCCTGGTGGCGGCCAAGGGCAACCGGGCCAACGCCTTTGCCAACTGCACCGTGGTCCACGTCAATCCGGTCTATCCCAACGGGCTGGACCCGCTGGTCTACAAGACGGTCCTCAGGCAGGAGGTCCTGCCCGGCGCGCGGCCGGACAACGCCACGCTCCTGTCGGTCAAGGATTTGTACGCCATCGGCCGGGTTATGGAGACGGGCCGCCCCCTGACCGAGACGGTCATGACCATCGGCGGGCAGAACCGGCTGGTGCGCGTGGGCACGCCCGTGGGCTTTCTGGCCGCCGAGGCCTGTGCCCAGATCCAACCCGGAGACCGCGCGGTGCTGGGCGGCCCCCTGCGCGGCATGGCCGCGGTCAACCTGGAACAGGGCGTGGACAAGGACACCTACGGGCTGACCCTCATGCGCCGCGAGGCGAGCCTGGAGACCACCGACAATTTCTGCCTCGGCTGTGGAAACTGCGAACGCCACTGCCCGGCCCGGATCCTGCCCGGCATGATCAGCCGCTGCGCCGAATTCAAGCATTTCAAGCGGGCCGAGGCCTACCACATCCACTCCTGCATGGAGTGCGGTTTGTGCGGCTACTGGTGCACGGCCCGGCGTCCGCTGCTGCAGTACATCCGCCTGGCCAAGTACGAACTGGCCCTGCTGGCCGGAGCCCGCGTACCGGCCGGACCCACGGCCGATGAACTCAAGGAGCAGACCGGAGACACGCCATGCTGAAGCCGCTCAATCCCATCCTGACCGTGGCCGTCCCGCCGCACGTGCACTGCGGGCGGTCCATCCGGCGCTACATGGTCGACACCCTGATCGCGCTCATGCCCGCCGCCCTCATGGCCGTGGTCGTCTTCCGCGTGGAGGCGCTCCGGGTCATGGCCCTGTCCTGCGCCGTGGCCGTGGCCGCAGAGTTTCTGCTCAACCGGATCATGCGCCGCGAGCAGTCCGTGGACGACTACAGCGCGCTGGTCACCGGCCTGCTGTTCGCCTTCCTGCTCCCGGCATCGAGCCCGTGGTGGCTGGTGGTCGTCGGTTCGTTCGCCGCCATCGCCCTGGGAAAGATGATCTTCGGCGGCCTGGGCGGCAGCCCGCTCTGTCCGGCCCTGGTGGGCTGGGCCGCGTGCCGCATCTCCTGGGGGAGCTACATGGATACCAACGCGACCATGCTCTCCTCCCACCTGGCCGCGCCCCTGCAGCAGCTCAAGTATTTCGGGCTGGACGCCATCGGCTCCATCCACTACCCCGACCTGCTCCTGGGCAATCAGCTCGGCGGACTGGGTGCCGTGCACGTGGCCGCGCTGCTGGTGGGCGCCGCCTACCTGCTCCTGCGCGGCCACATCAAATGGGAGGTCCCGGCCGGATTCATCGCGGGCCTGCTGCTGGCCGCCTGGGTCTACCGGCTCATGGACCCCACGGTCTACGCCCCGCCCCTGTTCCACCTGCTGGCGGGCGGCGCGATCTTCGGAGCCTTCTTTCTGGCCACGGACCCGTCCTCCAGTCCCATCGGACGGCTGCCCGCCATTCTCTTCGGGCTCATGGCCGGGGCCATGGTCGTCATCATCCGGGTGTACGGCATGTATCCGGACGGCGTGCCTTTCGCCATCCTGCTGGCCAACCTGTTCACCCCGCTGCTCGACCGCATCCGGCCCAAACCGTTCGGTGGCCCCTACTCCTTCCAAAGCGGCACGGAGGGCGCGTAAATGAAGGGAATGATCAAGATGGTCGTGGTCCTGTCGCTCTTCTGCGGCCTGTCCGGCCTGACCCTGGCCACGGTGCGCCAGGCCACGTCCAAACGCATCGAAGACCAGGTCATGACTTACGTGCAGGGCCCTGCCCTGGCCCAGATCTTCACCGGCTACGACAACAACCCGGTCAAGGACCGCAAGACCTTCGACCTGCCGGACGGTCCGGTGACCGTGTTCCCGGCCATGAAGGACGGCAAACTCATAGGCGTGGCCTTCGAGACCTTCGGCAAGGGATTCGGCGGCCCGGTGGGCATCAT
It encodes the following:
- a CDS encoding cytochrome c3 family protein produces the protein MQKRYLPIAIVTGILFLVALGGYLAPAGSEGPPVRVLLANKGGKVILDHAQHIDDMEGRCADCHHTSGSDPNPPACSSCHAAKFGKDFAISHQDTMDEKQCGSCHHAGATIGKFAHDEHADDYASGDCQTCHHDTDIEPEPQACSNCHTNGADSRPSLRDAAHARCADCHDDMFKEGAIGCTRCHERKTEPASEADYQPCADCHASPTDQLIPTTMAAFHAQCQGCHEKNGSGPYGDDACYQCHMK
- a CDS encoding electron transporter RnfC, whose translation is MSDFNFSLLCGETGPLTTASRPDRLRLSLDGTTPILAVGDQVLAGTKVAVGNGPDKGDLHAPLAGIILELDPYSMLIEMDNGGKAEPHTPCAEGGGLLRQWLKTMGVDVGALYQAPTLIINGVPPEPGISVFEPLLRDYRKTLEMGLETIQKVIEPAKMFLVAAKGNRANAFANCTVVHVNPVYPNGLDPLVYKTVLRQEVLPGARPDNATLLSVKDLYAIGRVMETGRPLTETVMTIGGQNRLVRVGTPVGFLAAEACAQIQPGDRAVLGGPLRGMAAVNLEQGVDKDTYGLTLMRREASLETTDNFCLGCGNCERHCPARILPGMISRCAEFKHFKRAEAYHIHSCMECGLCGYWCTARRPLLQYIRLAKYELALLAGARVPAGPTADELKEQTGDTPC
- a CDS encoding RnfABCDGE type electron transport complex subunit D, giving the protein MLKPLNPILTVAVPPHVHCGRSIRRYMVDTLIALMPAALMAVVVFRVEALRVMALSCAVAVAAEFLLNRIMRREQSVDDYSALVTGLLFAFLLPASSPWWLVVVGSFAAIALGKMIFGGLGGSPLCPALVGWAACRISWGSYMDTNATMLSSHLAAPLQQLKYFGLDAIGSIHYPDLLLGNQLGGLGAVHVAALLVGAAYLLLRGHIKWEVPAGFIAGLLLAAWVYRLMDPTVYAPPLFHLLAGGAIFGAFFLATDPSSSPIGRLPAILFGLMAGAMVVIIRVYGMYPDGVPFAILLANLFTPLLDRIRPKPFGGPYSFQSGTEGA
- the rnfG gene encoding RnfABCDGE type electron transport complex subunit G; this translates as MKGMIKMVVVLSLFCGLSGLTLATVRQATSKRIEDQVMTYVQGPALAQIFTGYDNNPVKDRKTFDLPDGPVTVFPAMKDGKLIGVAFETFGKGFGGPVGIMVGFNTDGTKLAGIGTTTLKETPGLGMRLVEPEYRDQFRGHTTKSVALTKNGGDIAAIAGATISSTGSVAAVNQAIKIFQQIKDKIHATWTS